One segment of Brassica napus cultivar Da-Ae chromosome C3, Da-Ae, whole genome shotgun sequence DNA contains the following:
- the LOC106379800 gene encoding uncharacterized protein LOC106379800: protein MSLKFILLIASLSLLLLCIASSDSAILPFLRNQKLLNEEVGKIHIHKENKISVKVSRSPHAKGRNCCND from the exons ATGAGTCTCAAGTTCATTCTATTAATAGCTTCACTTTCACTTTTACTTTTATGTATCGCATCTTCTGATTCGGCAATCCTTCCATTTCTCAGAAACCAGAAACTTC TCAACGAAGAAGTTGGAAAAATTCACATTCACAAGGAAAACAAGATCAGCGTAAAAGTCAGCCGTTCACCTCATGCCAAAGGCAGAAATTGCTGCAATGATTAA
- the LOC106380404 gene encoding uncharacterized protein LOC106380404 — protein MKRNLSLIALFLVLSFVVSSYAASTQPYQIRKVCKKSCKIYNLIYSIFSILVYLLASIYPAVMIEAPPKSGSARRCC, from the coding sequence ATGAAGAGAAATTTGAGCCTGATTGCTTTGTTCCTGGTTCTCTCTTTCGTGGTTTCATCTTATGCAGCTTCAACTCAGCCATACCAAATCCGCAAAGTTTGTAAGAAATCCTGCAAAATTTATAATCTGATTTACTCCATATTTTCCATTTTAGTTTACTTATTAGCCTCAATTTATCCTGCAGTGATGATAGAAGCACCCCCTAAGTCAGGATCCGCACGCCGATGTTGTTAG
- the LOC106381234 gene encoding RING-H2 finger protein ATL65 has protein sequence MRFAAPPPLSGDISPVPSPAPSPYLSPHSGEAEEILSRSTDPPVQFSPPLIAMVVVLAATFLFVTYSRLISRRFISPILRRFRRWRSRRRRLLHLSSASTSSSDRRSFSPFPFDSFHYSYSPYGLDDSVIKTLPLFLYSAAACTGKASAADCAVCLLEFEDGDYVRTLPLCFHAFHVECIDEWLRSHLNCPLCRTAILRSGVVASTSPFVPLMAPRIRPSFDVEITAAATIDEEITASVEEQSPALSRFRELKRSYSFDYEREESAATASPWRHRRSTWSKQQRQSPFGNLISKSRVFSLRYHRSAKSRRRSGVFFPISERIPATGSSSRRTKSMTSPMFFRTAPHSSSRLRCGDPEALLSPERWRRGDTCRVDM, from the coding sequence ATGCGATTCGCGGCGCCACCGCCGCTTTCCGGCGATATCTCACCGGTTCCCTCACCGGCGCCTTCACCATATCTTTCACCGCATTCTGGTGAAGCCGAAGAGATCCTTTCCCGTTCTACGGATCCTCCTGTACAGTTCAGTCCTCCGTTGATCGCTATGGTGGTTGTTTTAGCTGCAACTTTTCTCTTCGTGACCTACTCTCGCCTCATCTCCCGCCGTTTTATTTCTCCCATTCTCCGTCGTTTTCGACGGTGGAGATCCCGTCGTCGCCGACTCCTTCATCTATCCTCTGCTTCAACTTCATCCTCCGATCGCCGATCGTTTTCCCCGTTCCCTTTCGACTCTTTCCACTACTCCTACTCTCCTTACGGATTAGATGATTCCGTTATCAAAACGCTTCCTCTGTTTCTCTACTCCGCCGCCGCTTGCACCGGGAAAGCCTCCGCCGCCGACTGCGCTGTTTGTTTGTTGGAGTTCGAGGATGGAGATTACGTGCGTACGCTTCCGTTATGCTTCCACGCATTCCACGTTGAGTGCATCGACGAGTGGCTACGATCTCATCTTAACTGTCCGCTCTGCCGCACGGCGATTCTCCGATCCGGCGTCGTTGCGTCTACGTCGCCGTTCGTCCCGTTAATGGCTCCTCGGATTCGTCCAAGCTTCGACGTCGAGATCACTGCTGCTGCGACGATCGATGAGGAGATCACAGCGTCAGTGGAAGAGCAATCACCGGCGCTCTCTCGGTTTCGGGAGCTGAAGCGATCTTACTCGTTCGATTACGAGAGGGAAGAATCGGCGGCGACGGCGTCACCGTGGAGACACCGTCGATCCACGTGGAGCAAGCAGCAGCGTCAGTCTCCCTTCGGGAACCTGATATCGAAATCGAGAGTGTTCTCGTTGCGTTACCACAGAAGCGCGAAATCGCGGCGGAGATCGGGAGTTTTTTTCCCGATATCGGAGCGGATTCCGGCGACGGGAAGCTCGTCGCGGCGGACGAAGTCAATGACGAGTCCGATGTTCTTCAGGACAGCACCGCACTCGTCGAGCCGGCTGAGATGCGGTGATCCGGAGGCACTGTTGTCGCCGGAGAGATGGAGGAGAGGGGACACGTGTAGGGTGGATATGTAA
- the LOC106379415 gene encoding glutamine--tRNA ligase, cytoplasmic-like: MENVSFPISFGAIAPNDDESVKLFLSIGLDEKTVTTTINNPKVTANLTAVIHEVATKHHSNLLLHRPTLFKYIVSSKIKTLAQLDAAVLFFENHAPEDFKLNEFEEACGVGVEVSAEDIEKAADELLKRIRKQSWSSSTELMWVNCLDMSGKVCHGQILRL; this comes from the exons ATGGAGAATG TTTCCTTTCCCATCAGTTTCGGCGCCATAGCTCCCAATGACGATGAATCTGTGAAGCTCTTCCTCAGCATCGGTCTGGACGAGAAAACCGTCACCACTACCATCAACAACCCCAAGGTCACCGCTAATCTCACCGCCGTTATCCACGAG GTCGCTACTAAGCACCATTCAAATCTTCTTCTGCATCGTCCTACATTGTTCAAGTACATTGTTTCCTCCAAG ATTAAAACTCTAGCACAATTGGATGCTgcagttttgttttttgaaaatcaCGCTCCTGAGGACTTCAAGTTAAATGAATTTGAGGAGGCATGTGGTGTTG GGGTTGAAGTTTCTGCAGAAGATATTGAGAAAGCAGCTGATGAACTTTTGAAGAGAATAAGAAAACAATCGTGGAGCAGCTCTACCGAACTAATG TGGGTCAATTGCTTAGACATGTCCGGAAAAGTTTGCCATGGGCAGATCCTAAGATTGTAA
- the LOC106380223 gene encoding uncharacterized protein LOC106380223, with protein sequence MKRNLWLIALFLVLSSVISSYAVSTQSYQIRKLLIIGTPPSKSRPAPQCC encoded by the exons ATGAAGAGAAATTTGTGGTTGATTGCTTTGTTTCTGGTTCTCTCTTCCGTGATTTCATCTTATGCAGTTTCAACTCAATCATACCAAATCCGCAAACTTT TGATTATAGGAACACCCCCTAGTAAGTCACGACCTGCCCCCCAATGTTGTTAG